In a single window of the Papaver somniferum cultivar HN1 chromosome 8, ASM357369v1, whole genome shotgun sequence genome:
- the LOC113304615 gene encoding cyclin-U2-1-like, giving the protein MGSSSSPIISPRKLRSDLYSFATQDDHDPNTPLVISVLASLLERTMSRNERSTKKFINSSPSSPSNDRTHIFYCDRTLDMTIQSFLERIFRYTHIAPSIYVVAYIYIDRFCQIHKEFRITNTNVHRFLITTIMVASKFVEDMNYRNSYFAKVGGITTKEMNKLEVEFLFLMGFKLHVNVKVFESYCCHLEREVSIGGGYQIERSLGFMCGGHMKSVKRENNQRNNLMITTSSNVVHSK; this is encoded by the exons ATGGGTTCATCTtcaagtccaattatatcaccaAGAAAGCTAAGATCTGATCTTTATTCATTTGCAACTCAAGATGATCATGATCCAAATACACCCTTAGTCATATCTGTTCTTGCTTCTCTCTTAGAAAGAACCATGTCAAGAAATGAAAGAAGTACAAAAAAGTTCATCAACTCATCACCGTCTTCGCCATCGAATGATCGAACGCATATTTTTTATTGCGATCGAACACTTGACATGACAATCCAATCTTTCCTTGAAAGAATTTTTCGTTACACTCATATTGCACCTTCAATCTATGTAGTTGCTTACATCTACATTGATAGGTTTTGCCAAATTCACAAAGAATTTCGGATTACCAACACAAACGTTCATAGATTCTTGATCACCACAATTATGGTTGCTTCAAAATTTGTTGAGGATAT GAATTATAGAAACTCTTACTTTGCAAAAGTCGGTGGAATAACAACAAAAGAAATGAACAAATTAGAAGTGgagtttttgtttttgatgggttttaagTTACATGTGAATGTGAAAGTTTTTGAGAGCTATTGTTGTCATTTAGAGAGAGAAGTAAGTATCGGTGGTGGGTATCAAATTGAGAGGAGTTTAGGGTTTATGTGCGGTGGACATATGAAATCAGTAAAAAGAGAGAATAATCAGAGAAATAATTTGATGATAACTACTTCATCAAATGTAGTTCATAGTAAATAG